Proteins encoded within one genomic window of Bradyrhizobium sp. CB1717:
- a CDS encoding ionic transporter y4hA codes for MSAHSPMPRSAWIFPALAVLLFVAVSATDYVFTLSLPGLVFAIVLLVILFGTVFAAVHHAEVIAERVGEPYGTLVLTLSVTIIEVALITTIMLGEKPAPELARDTVFAVVMIVCNGLVGLCIFIGGLRYREQGFQLSGANVYLSVLFALATITLIMPNYTTTTPGPVYSSVQLGFVDVVTLALYAVFLYTQTVLHKDYFVDERAEGEGGAVHLSVGALALTVALLLVSLLAVVLLAKKFSLVVDAVGARIGAPPAFAGLLVALLILMPEGVAAIAAARKNDLQKSINLALGSSLATIGLTIPAVGVATYAFDKELELGLSAQGSVLLLLTFFLSMLTFGTGRTNVLFGLVHMVVFAVYVFMVFVP; via the coding sequence ATGAGCGCGCATAGTCCGATGCCCCGGTCGGCCTGGATTTTCCCGGCGCTGGCCGTGCTGTTGTTCGTAGCCGTCAGCGCGACGGATTACGTCTTCACGCTGTCGCTGCCCGGGCTCGTCTTCGCCATCGTGCTTCTGGTCATCCTGTTCGGCACGGTGTTCGCCGCCGTTCATCATGCCGAGGTGATCGCCGAACGGGTCGGGGAGCCCTATGGCACGCTGGTGCTGACGCTCTCGGTGACCATCATCGAGGTGGCTCTGATCACCACCATCATGCTGGGCGAAAAGCCGGCGCCGGAACTGGCGCGCGACACCGTGTTCGCCGTGGTCATGATCGTCTGCAACGGCCTCGTTGGGCTCTGCATCTTCATCGGCGGGCTGCGCTATCGCGAGCAGGGCTTTCAGCTCTCCGGCGCCAACGTCTATCTCAGCGTCCTGTTCGCACTCGCGACCATCACCCTGATCATGCCGAATTACACGACCACCACGCCGGGGCCGGTCTATTCGAGCGTTCAGCTCGGCTTCGTCGATGTGGTCACGCTCGCGCTTTACGCGGTGTTCCTCTACACCCAGACTGTCCTGCACAAGGATTACTTCGTTGATGAACGGGCGGAGGGCGAGGGCGGGGCGGTGCACCTGTCGGTCGGAGCGCTCGCGCTCACCGTGGCGCTGCTCCTGGTCTCGCTGTTGGCGGTCGTGCTGCTGGCCAAGAAATTCTCGCTGGTGGTCGATGCGGTCGGCGCCAGGATCGGCGCGCCACCGGCCTTCGCCGGCCTTCTGGTCGCGCTGCTGATCCTGATGCCGGAGGGCGTCGCGGCCATCGCGGCGGCGCGCAAGAACGATCTCCAGAAGAGCATCAATCTCGCCCTCGGGTCCTCGCTGGCGACCATCGGCCTGACCATCCCCGCCGTCGGCGTCGCCACCTACGCGTTCGACAAGGAGCTCGAGCTCGGCCTCAGCGCCCAGGGCAGCGTGCTGTTGCTGCTGACCTTCTTCCTGAGCATGCTGACCTTCGGCACAGGCAGGACCAATGTCCTGTTCGGCCTGGTCCATATGGTGGTATTTGCCGTCTACGTGTTCATGGTTTTCGTGCCCTGA
- a CDS encoding sodium:proton antiporter, protein MRSARSRQRGASLLPRRFATWRGCVVIAALLALVPQPAWAASGIDGAAMRWPYALPFAGLLLSIALGPLLFAKFWHHHYGKIAAIWSLLALGSLVIFAGSMATLAALVHAMLAEYLGFIVLLFSLYVVAGGILITGDIKGTPAANTGILALGTLMASVVGTTGAAMILIRPLIRANRPRRHNAHVVIFFIILVANVGGALTPLGDPPLFVGFLHGVDFFWTTRNIWLQTVIVAGLLLVIFVAVDVWRFRSEPQLSDAGPAKVRIRGLVNLVLIAAIVASLLVSAMWKSGIAFDLLGTKLELEDLARNAALLAIAALSVWLTPDEHRQANGFTWEPIREVAKLFAGIFVAIIPVIAMLDAGHHGAFAWLLSAVTAPDGTPREVAYFWCTGLMSAFLDNAPTYLLFFELAGGDPQVLMHDLSGTLASISMGAVYMGALTYIGNAPNFMVSSIASENGIEMPSFFGYLLRAGAVLIPLFLLLTVLPVAPILHWH, encoded by the coding sequence ATGCGTTCGGCGCGATCGAGACAGCGAGGCGCTTCATTGCTCCCTAGACGGTTTGCGACCTGGCGGGGCTGCGTGGTCATCGCCGCGCTTCTCGCGCTGGTGCCGCAGCCCGCATGGGCGGCGTCGGGGATCGACGGCGCGGCGATGCGCTGGCCCTATGCGCTGCCCTTTGCCGGCCTGTTGCTGTCGATCGCGCTCGGGCCGCTGCTGTTCGCAAAATTCTGGCACCATCACTACGGCAAGATCGCCGCGATCTGGTCGCTGCTGGCGCTCGGCTCGCTCGTGATCTTTGCTGGAAGCATGGCGACGCTGGCCGCGCTGGTCCACGCCATGCTTGCGGAATATCTCGGTTTCATCGTGCTGCTGTTCTCGCTCTATGTCGTGGCCGGCGGCATTCTCATCACGGGCGACATCAAGGGCACGCCGGCGGCGAATACCGGCATCCTCGCGCTCGGCACGCTGATGGCGAGCGTCGTCGGCACCACCGGGGCGGCGATGATCCTGATCCGTCCCTTGATCCGCGCCAACCGGCCGCGGCGCCACAATGCTCATGTCGTCATCTTCTTCATCATCCTGGTCGCCAATGTCGGCGGCGCGCTGACCCCGCTCGGCGATCCCCCGCTGTTCGTCGGCTTCCTGCACGGCGTCGACTTCTTCTGGACCACGCGGAACATCTGGTTGCAGACGGTGATCGTTGCCGGACTTCTGCTCGTGATCTTTGTCGCCGTCGACGTCTGGCGTTTCAGGAGCGAGCCGCAACTCAGCGACGCGGGGCCTGCCAAGGTGCGGATCCGCGGCCTCGTCAATCTGGTGCTGATCGCGGCGATCGTCGCCAGTCTATTGGTGTCGGCGATGTGGAAGTCCGGCATCGCCTTCGACCTTCTCGGAACGAAGCTGGAGCTGGAAGACCTCGCCCGCAACGCGGCGCTGCTGGCGATTGCGGCGCTGTCGGTGTGGCTGACGCCGGACGAGCACAGGCAGGCCAACGGCTTCACCTGGGAGCCGATCCGCGAGGTCGCAAAGCTGTTCGCGGGCATCTTCGTCGCCATCATTCCGGTCATTGCCATGCTCGATGCCGGCCATCACGGCGCCTTCGCCTGGCTGCTGTCGGCGGTCACGGCGCCGGACGGCACGCCGCGCGAGGTCGCCTATTTCTGGTGCACCGGGCTGATGTCGGCATTCCTCGACAATGCGCCGACCTATCTCTTGTTCTTCGAGCTGGCCGGCGGCGACCCGCAAGTGCTGATGCATGACCTGTCAGGCACGCTCGCCTCCATCTCCATGGGCGCGGTCTACATGGGCGCGCTCACCTATATCGGCAATGCGCCGAACTTCATGGTCAGCAGCATCGCCAGCGAGAACGGCATCGAGATGCCGAGCTTCTTCGGCTATCTGCTGCGCGCCGGCGCCGTGCTGATCCCGCTGTTCTTGCTGCTGACGGTCCTGCCAGTCGCGCCGATCCTGCACTGGCATTGA
- a CDS encoding alpha/beta fold hydrolase yields the protein MTIVKWTLILLVTVYLAGLVMLYIRQREMLFPIPPVGRTAPDAAGLPEAEEHVLTTSDGEKVIVWHVPARPGRPVILFFPGNGDYLAGRIDRFKAMTADGTGLVALSYRGYAGSSGAPSEEGLLRDAASAYAFTTARYAADRIVAWGFSLGTGVAVATASEHPVGKLILEAPYTSTVDVAAAAFRFVPVRLLMRDQFRSDQRIARVTVPLLVMHGTNDLAISMVFGERLFALAHEPKQFVRFAGGGHDNLDAFGAIETARRFIAP from the coding sequence ATGACCATCGTCAAATGGACCCTCATCCTGCTCGTGACCGTCTATCTTGCCGGTCTCGTCATGCTGTATATCCGCCAGCGCGAGATGCTGTTTCCGATCCCGCCCGTCGGCCGCACCGCGCCCGATGCCGCAGGTCTGCCCGAGGCGGAAGAGCATGTCCTGACCACGTCCGATGGCGAAAAGGTCATCGTCTGGCACGTGCCGGCGAGGCCCGGCCGTCCCGTGATCCTGTTCTTTCCGGGCAATGGCGATTACCTCGCCGGCCGCATCGATCGCTTCAAGGCGATGACGGCTGACGGCACCGGTCTCGTCGCGCTGTCCTATCGCGGCTATGCCGGCTCGAGCGGCGCGCCGAGCGAAGAGGGGCTGCTGCGCGATGCCGCTTCCGCCTACGCCTTCACCACCGCCCGCTATGCCGCGGACCGAATCGTCGCATGGGGCTTCTCGCTGGGGACGGGCGTCGCGGTTGCAACCGCCTCCGAACATCCCGTCGGCAAATTGATCCTGGAGGCGCCGTACACCTCGACCGTCGACGTGGCCGCCGCGGCGTTCCGCTTTGTTCCGGTCCGCCTCCTGATGCGCGATCAGTTTCGCTCCGACCAGCGGATCGCGCGCGTCACGGTGCCGCTCTTGGTCATGCATGGCACCAATGACCTTGCCATTTCGATGGTGTTCGGGGAGCGTCTGTTCGCGCTCGCGCATGAACCGAAGCAGTTCGTTCGCTTTGCGGGCGGCGGACACGACAATCTCGATGCGTTCGGCGCGATCGAGACAGCGAGGCGCTTCATTGCTCCCTAG
- a CDS encoding NAD(P)(+) transhydrogenase (Re/Si-specific) subunit beta, with protein MSANLSAFLYLVAGVLFILSLRGLSSPASSRQGNLFGMIGMAIAVATTLANHPPADGLAWVLVIVGIAIGAAIGAVIARRVPMTSMPELVAAFHSLVGMAAVLVAAGAFYAPEAFDIGTPGNIHPQSLVEMSLGVAIGALTFTGSVIAFLKLSARMSGAPIILPFRHGINIALALALVFFIVRLVLTGGAFDFWMIVILALALGVLMIIPIGGADMPVVISMLNSYSGWAAAGIGFTLGNSALIITGALVGSSGAILSYIMCHAMNRSFISVILGGFGGETAAAGGGTGEQKPAKLGSADDAAFIMKNASKVIIVPGYGMAVAQAQHALREMADILKKEGVEVKYAIHPVAGRMPGHMNVLLAEANVPYDEVFELEDINSEFAQADIAFVIGANDVTNPAAEEDKTSPIYGMPVLQVWKAGTVMFIKRSLASGYAGIDNPLFYRDNTMMLLGDAKKVTENIVKAM; from the coding sequence ATGAGCGCCAACCTCTCTGCATTTCTGTATCTCGTGGCGGGAGTGCTGTTCATCCTGTCGCTGCGCGGGCTGTCGAGCCCGGCTTCGTCGCGCCAGGGCAATCTGTTCGGCATGATCGGCATGGCGATCGCGGTCGCCACCACGCTGGCCAACCATCCGCCGGCGGACGGTCTCGCCTGGGTGCTGGTGATCGTCGGCATCGCGATCGGTGCTGCGATCGGCGCGGTGATCGCGCGGCGCGTGCCGATGACCTCGATGCCGGAGCTCGTCGCCGCCTTCCACTCGCTGGTCGGCATGGCCGCGGTGCTGGTCGCCGCCGGCGCGTTCTACGCGCCCGAGGCTTTCGACATCGGTACGCCGGGCAATATTCATCCGCAGAGCCTGGTGGAGATGTCGCTCGGCGTCGCCATCGGCGCGCTGACCTTCACCGGCTCGGTGATCGCGTTCCTCAAGCTGTCCGCGCGCATGAGCGGCGCACCGATCATCCTGCCGTTCCGCCACGGCATCAACATCGCGCTCGCATTGGCGCTGGTGTTCTTCATCGTCCGGCTCGTGCTCACCGGCGGCGCGTTCGACTTCTGGATGATCGTCATCCTGGCGCTGGCCCTCGGTGTGCTCATGATCATCCCGATCGGCGGCGCCGACATGCCGGTCGTGATCTCGATGCTGAACTCCTATTCGGGCTGGGCCGCGGCCGGCATCGGCTTCACGCTTGGCAACTCGGCGCTGATCATCACCGGCGCGCTGGTCGGCTCGTCGGGCGCGATCCTGTCCTACATCATGTGCCACGCGATGAACCGGTCCTTCATCTCGGTCATCCTCGGCGGCTTCGGCGGTGAAACCGCTGCGGCCGGCGGTGGCACCGGCGAGCAGAAGCCCGCCAAGCTCGGCTCGGCGGACGATGCCGCCTTCATCATGAAGAACGCCTCCAAGGTCATCATCGTGCCTGGCTACGGCATGGCGGTGGCGCAGGCCCAGCACGCGCTGCGCGAGATGGCCGACATCCTGAAGAAGGAAGGCGTCGAGGTGAAGTACGCCATCCACCCGGTCGCGGGCCGCATGCCCGGCCACATGAACGTGCTGCTCGCCGAAGCCAACGTGCCCTATGACGAGGTGTTCGAGCTCGAGGACATCAACTCGGAGTTCGCGCAGGCCGACATCGCCTTCGTGATCGGCGCCAACGACGTCACCAACCCGGCCGCCGAAGAGGACAAGACCTCGCCGATCTACGGCATGCCGGTGCTTCAGGTCTGGAAGGCCGGCACGGTGATGTTCATCAAGCGCTCGCTGGCGTCGGGCTATGCCGGCATCGACAATCCGCTGTTCTACCGGGACAACACCATGATGCTGCTCGGCGACGCCAAGAAGGTCACCGAGAACATCGTCAAGGCGATGTAA
- a CDS encoding proton-translocating transhydrogenase family protein — MEHAAQVVDPFIFRLSIFVLAVFVGYFVVWSVTPALHTPLMSVTNAISSVIVVGALLAGGVANVSSGSGWARAFGFVALIFACINIFGGFLVTQRMLAMYKKKAK; from the coding sequence ATGGAGCATGCTGCACAGGTCGTCGACCCCTTCATCTTCCGGCTGTCGATCTTCGTTCTCGCCGTCTTCGTCGGCTATTTCGTGGTGTGGTCGGTGACCCCGGCGCTGCATACGCCGCTGATGAGCGTGACCAACGCGATCTCCTCGGTGATCGTGGTCGGTGCGCTGCTGGCCGGCGGCGTCGCCAATGTTTCGAGCGGCTCGGGCTGGGCGCGCGCCTTCGGCTTCGTTGCGCTGATCTTTGCCTGCATCAACATCTTCGGCGGCTTCCTTGTCACCCAGCGCATGCTGGCGATGTACAAGAAGAAGGCCAAGTAA
- a CDS encoding Re/Si-specific NAD(P)(+) transhydrogenase subunit alpha has product MKIAVAKEIDPSEPRVAASPDTVKKFKALGAEIAVEPGAGIKSGLPDSEFTAVGATVSADALKDADIIIKVKRPEASELSQYKRGALVIAIMDPYGNEAALKTMADAGVAAFAMELMPRITRAQVMDVLSSQANLAGYRAVIEGAEAFGRAFPMMMTAAGTVPAAKVFVMGVGVAGLQAIATARRLGAVVTATDVRPATKEQVESLGAKFLAVEDEEFKNAQTAGGYAKEMSKEYQAKQAALTAEHIKKQDIVITTALIPGRPAPKLVSAEMVRSMKPGSVLVDLAVERGGNVEGAKAGEVVDLDGIKIVGYTNVAGRVAASASSLYARNLFSFIETMVDKKEKKLAVNWDDELVKATALTKDGAVVHPNFQPKV; this is encoded by the coding sequence ATGAAGATCGCCGTTGCCAAGGAAATTGATCCGTCAGAGCCGCGCGTTGCCGCTTCGCCTGATACGGTGAAGAAATTCAAGGCGTTGGGCGCCGAGATCGCCGTCGAGCCGGGCGCCGGCATCAAGTCGGGCCTGCCGGATTCCGAATTCACCGCCGTGGGTGCCACGGTCAGCGCCGATGCGCTGAAGGACGCCGACATCATCATCAAGGTGAAGCGCCCCGAGGCCTCAGAGCTTTCGCAGTACAAGCGCGGCGCGCTGGTCATCGCCATCATGGACCCCTATGGCAACGAGGCCGCGCTGAAGACGATGGCCGACGCCGGCGTCGCCGCTTTCGCGATGGAACTGATGCCGCGCATCACCCGCGCGCAGGTGATGGACGTGCTGTCCTCGCAGGCCAACCTCGCCGGCTACCGCGCCGTAATCGAGGGCGCCGAGGCCTTCGGCCGCGCCTTTCCGATGATGATGACTGCGGCCGGCACCGTGCCCGCCGCAAAAGTGTTCGTGATGGGCGTCGGCGTCGCCGGCCTCCAGGCGATCGCGACCGCGCGCCGCCTCGGCGCCGTCGTGACCGCGACCGACGTTCGGCCCGCGACGAAGGAGCAGGTGGAATCGCTCGGTGCGAAATTCCTCGCCGTCGAGGACGAGGAGTTCAAGAACGCGCAGACCGCTGGCGGCTACGCCAAGGAAATGTCCAAGGAGTACCAGGCCAAGCAGGCCGCGCTCACCGCCGAGCACATCAAGAAGCAGGACATCGTGATCACCACGGCGCTGATTCCGGGCCGGCCGGCGCCGAAGCTCGTCAGTGCCGAGATGGTCAGGTCGATGAAGCCGGGTTCGGTGCTGGTCGATCTCGCCGTCGAGCGCGGCGGCAATGTCGAGGGCGCCAAGGCCGGTGAGGTCGTCGACCTCGATGGCATCAAGATCGTCGGCTACACCAACGTCGCCGGCCGCGTCGCGGCCTCGGCCTCCAGCCTCTATGCGCGCAATCTGTTCTCCTTCATCGAGACCATGGTCGACAAGAAGGAGAAGAAGCTCGCCGTCAACTGGGACGACGAGCTGGTCAAGGCGACTGCACTGACCAAGGACGGCGCCGTCGTCCACCCGAATTTCCAGCCGAAGGTTTGA
- a CDS encoding aa3-type cytochrome c oxidase subunit IV — protein sequence MADHSEVAYTTADGNDYVAHEQTYEGFIKLVKYGTASVALIVILMAIFLT from the coding sequence ATGGCTGACCATAGCGAAGTGGCGTACACCACCGCCGACGGCAACGACTACGTTGCCCACGAGCAGACCTACGAGGGCTTCATCAAGCTCGTGAAGTACGGCACGGCCTCGGTCGCGCTCATCGTCATTCTGATGGCGATCTTCCTCACCTAA